CACAGACAGTACAGAGGATCCATTACTATCTTTTTTACCTTCTATTAATTAAACCAGACATaaacctgacttgaatccaatttGAAAATGCCTTTAATAACTCACTCATCTTTACCAATGATTTACTAGACGGGTGATTCCTAACCAGAGGTAGTGAAGCTGCCAGATTGAAGAGTAACATACAATTTAACACCTGAACACTACTTgttgtgagtgagagtgtgtgaaaCCACGGCTGGGGTCAATAGTCTTTTTTTTGCTTAGTAAAGTTTCTAACTGAGTGAAATTACGTTGCGGCCATGATGAGAGCTGGTAGAACTCCTTtaaatgctaaggaaaggtgcttcaatgcttcctttcttgTCTCCTTAAGCATAGGCTACGCTTAAGGACAACCCTTTGCTAAATAAGGGGAGAAAATGCCCTCCCATGATTCCTTGCGGGAGCACCACGGTAGACTTAAGTCAATAAACATCTGCCGTGTGGATTGCAGTCGGATACTCTTAGCACTGCATCGGCCATTTCCTAAATCCTTATGAGTTATCCTTGACATGtttccttgacctcatgacGTTTTCCTCAAATGTCAAGAAAAGACATACCACGTCATTTTTTCGACTCGCAAGGAAGCGTGCAGTAGTGACGTCttaatagttagctaaaagtcaAGGATCAATGATTCAAATTTCCTCCATTTTCTcatacttttagctaactaatAGCGATAGGATACATGTTTTAAAAGTGTTAGTATGAATCCAGACTTGACCAAACCTGTCTAAATCTTGACAGtctaaatgtacaaaaaatgattgcaaCAATATCCACTTTTATATAATCAATATTGTTCAATAACTTCCAGTTTAAAACAAGTTGAAACATGTTTGGAATATGATAGGTGTTGTTGTTGAATGGGTGTTTGGGGAAAACAATGTTGGGAAGTACTAAACTCCACCACTCTATATGTTCACTCTAAAATAACATACATCTGCCTTCTGCAAGATGTTTCTGAATTAGTATGACATTTAGGTAGACCACTCCCTCTAATAGCTAAATGTTGGATCTACTCCACATGTACTGTTTCAGTATGATAGAAGTATTGCAGCAACAGACCATAGTTTTGACAATATTGCCCCCTTGTGGTTTCAAATCATAAAACAGGTACTGAGTTATCACAGGGAATTAAAGtttcttttagtttgttttatagaCCTTGATAAATATAAAGTTTGTGAAGtgtatagaaatatatttgtgtatgtgtgtacgtgCAGGACACAGCGGGACAAGAGCGCTACCGCACCATCACCACAGCCTACTACAGAGGAGCCATGGGCTTCTTGCTCATGTATGACATCACCAACCAGGACTCCTTCAACGCAGTTCAGGACTGGTGAGtcagacatttttaaacactCTGGTTTTTTAATAATATCTCCAGGAGATATTGGGTTTTTTAAGTCCCATTTTTTCCATTTACTTAGATTATGAAGCCCTTTTGCTCATAAGGCTGGAAGTGTGAGATGTTAAAGCAAGCAATCTATTGTTTTCATGGATTCCTTTGCCTACCTATCCATAAAAAcaatttccatttctttctacaatttttgcaaaacattttgtttcccaCTACTTTCCTTCAGGTTTTACCCACTCTTCACCAACTGTGCTACAAGACCAATACGCTAAATATTTAGCACTATTTTCACATAACTGGTTGCCAGATTCTAGCATTGTGCAGTTGAAACCAAAATGAGATGACATGCGTAAAACAAagtgatgctttttttattattagtggCACTGCAGACACTTTTAAATAAGTGCCTTCCACCCTTAAGTGCATATCTAGTTGCTGTTTTTGCATGAAAGTATCTGATTTGTTTGGTTCTacgttgcttttttttttttttttttttaaagctttcaaTCAAGTAGACTGTGATATTGTCCGACAGGGCGACGCAGATCAAGACGTACTCATGGGACAATGCTCAGGTGATCCTTGTTGGGAACAAGTGTGACCTGGAGGACGACCGGTTCATACCCACGGAGGACGGCCAGAGACTGTCAGAGGATCTAGGTAGAATATCTTTTTGCTCACgtagttttgttttgacttcTACCTGCTAGCTTCTGCCAACATATATTTTAGTACAGTACTGCTTATTTCAGCAAGCATGCATCTACTGTGTTTTTTTCGTAGTAGATGAAACGAAACCATCTTTGCTAAACCCCTCAGGTTTCCAGTTCTTCGAGGCCAGCGCCAAGGACAACATCAACGTGAAGCAGGTGTTTGAGCGACTCGTGGACGTCATCTGCGAGAAGATGAACGAGAGCATGGAGGGGGACATCAACCTCGTGTCCAACCACAGGAACCAGGCCCTTAAAGACTCGCCATCAGAGAGCCACGGGGTTGCGCTTGCTAAACCGTCCGCCCTCCTACCCTCCTACCAACTCccccaacacaccaacacacacacaaacacacacatatactgataatcatacagtaccagtcaaaagtttggacacactttctcattcaactactttgaagaatctaaaatataaaacatattctggtttgttgagcatttgtttgtttaccacataattccatatgtgttccttcatagtttggatgtcttcaatattaatctacaatgtagaaaaaaataaagaaaaaccattgaatgagaaggtgtgtccaaacttttgactggtactgtacatgaaaACCTTCCCTCTCTGTGCCTCAAACACGTAAAAGTGCCacacctcttcctctctccagcCACGCCCAGCTCTGCTTTGTCCACACAGCCCAGcaagaaccccccccccccccaaaaggCCTGTCTTTCAGTCTTTTACCTTAAAGGGgcccacttcctgtctctgttttcAGCCCATCAGCTCTGGGGTGAGCTGATAGTCCACCAAAGCCTGTCCTGTGCTCCGTCCACCCCACCCACCTCAACCGCCCTTGACCACTGCTGCTACCTTATCTGAAACATTTGTTCAGTGGCTTAAATTTTtctgaaacaaatatttgtgCAGATAGCTTGAAGCTAGTGATTCCAAATAGTGGCTGTAGGTGGCTTTGCTCTAggcattcattgttttgtttgagaTCCACACAGTACATGCGCTTAAATTCAAATTATGTCTCGACGGAAGTCGGCTTAACAGAACAGATGGACGTTTTGGGATATTCGCTTATTTGCTATCTTGTCAAGCGTTACAAGAGAAGATTGATACTgctgattagcctagcttagcatgagGACTTTTATTTCTTGAATGGATAACTAAACAAGACACACATTTGGCTTTTGGTACCTTTAGATGGAGCCGGGCTAGCAGTCTCCCCCacgtttccagtcttaatgctaagctaagctagccggctgctggctgtggcttcatatttactgtgcaGAAGTGAAAGCggtaaacattttctttaaagaaatcaAATTTCAATTAACTGTTGAATGCATTTTGCGTTGTCTCTAAATTTCTTTAAATAGGGACATATCAACACAGCCCAGCCAAATCAGTTGTGAAAATAACAATATGCCCTCATGTGGTTGTTTCTTGGGTTAAAATCATTATCAGGGGCTGATAATGTCTCACCTACCCTAGAAGATGTATCTGTTGTGAGAGGTGAACTTCTTATCATCTATCACTTATTATGTCATTCCAACATGAGTCAAgatgataaacaaaaaaacaaaacagaatgcCATAATCCCCCTCATCTTAACCTGAATCTAATTGCCAGTCTATTGCTGCCCTTTGCCTTCTTCATCGCCTCTCAGAAGCTACTGAAGCCTTTTGCTGTGCACTAACGTTGAGACCTGCTCTTCTCATGCGCTGCTGTGCTTTAACACCGTTGACACTTGTACTTGTCACTTGACCGACCTCGTTGCATGGCCTCGCTCACTTCTTTGTGCCACTCCGTCTTTAATGCCTTCtcttgcaaaaaaacacatgcatgcattcaccgcgacacacacacacacacacacacacacacacacacacacacacacacacacacacacacacacacacacacacacacacacacacacacacacacacacacacacaccactcccACAAACTGCAGCACTGCAAAAGAGTTGGCATGGAAAACCTACTATGCTTAATAACTGAGTATCTACAAAGTGGTGAATTATCTTTTCCTTTGTGTTTACTGACATAATGACTGTTATGTGGAAATGCagcacggtgtgtgtgtgtgtgtgtgtgtgtgtgtgtgtgtgtacaagaaCACTGATCTCTGTGAAGGATACGTGTAGGCCTTAACTGTGCTGTTcatcagcaaaaacaaagatcTGTAGCAGAATATTGGTTAAATATTCTCTAtacgatattcagagcattataACCATAAAGATAAAGTGTGGTAacgtctacctgagcagagaatgaagtcactttccctctgtgtgtgttgttattcgAGCTTATCTGGACTTTATCGGCGTATCCGGTCTTGCCGTGCATGCCTtgtagtgcatgttagtgcatgtgagcgtgccctcCTGGCTAGCTCGCCGCTGTCGAtctgcactgcgctcatacGGTTGTTAGAGCTGATGACGCCTGTCGACCGAGGCTTCGTCATGGAAGCGTAGCACCCAAACTGTCggttgtggaaaaaaaaagcagacttttttttttgctattattttctgttaattGTCATTTACAGTGCCATTGTCCATGTGCCGACTACTGACTTGTCAGTTAATATGTCAACCTTAACCTCTGCACCACAATAGCTATTGTACAAGCCTGTGGTCAGTTGTGTGATGCTGGAAAGTGATAGTTTTACAGATATCAGATAGCTGATATTATCACCTCATCTGCAGCACTTTGATGCAATGCTTTAACATGAGGAAGCTGTGTGCAAGGCTCTTAACACTACATTTGTATTTCAACATGTACGCGCTGTGCAGGTTTGCAGTGTATAAATGGAATGGATGGGCATCACAGAGCATATGATATTTGTGATGGTTTTGCAATAAGAGCTTACAAGGGCGGCTGCTGCTTGAATGCGTTGATTGTGCTACACTGTCCACTCATATTGAATTTTTAACCACTTTGTCACGTATCTGCCATATTGAAATACTACTGACTGAcgcttttgtacattttaacatCCAGAGCTGTTAGTCTGGGGtgtgttcttcctctcttttgtttatggtctatttgttttcatgcataGCATTCCTGATTGGTTGCTTTCTAAAAGAGGGAAGATCTGATCATTGTGTCCCTTTTATTTAAGGTTCTGAATGTGTTGGATGAAAgcattgtggggaaaaaaatgcatcctATAAACAAGAATAAATTGAGTATGTTGAAATgtgtatatgaaaataaagaatatattcaTTACAAAAAGGGAGAGTGTAATGGCCGATCCTTTCCTTCAGTTGCTTTTACAACGTGACAGCAGCATCTGGAGTGTAATTTATGACCTCCAAACCCCAAAACATCAGGTCAGGGCTTTTCTTTTCACGTTTTATCTCTAGAACCAGAGAAACCACACTCTGCCATTGTCCTCCACGACAATACATATTTCCTCATGACCCTTCTTCCTGCCTCTCAGATCACTAAGACACATCTACCTTCCCTGTGCAGGGCCTCAACTGAACTTGTCTGAAGTTGAAAGTTGAAAAAGTTCAAATGTGTCATCATCTGTATAGCTGAATGCCTTCATGTGAGTGAAATGCACCTGATCTTTACATCAGTACCTTCTTTCCTGGGATTAGGCTGTCCTCTACCCTCTCATGTGATGTAAAAGACGCACTGAATTGCACATTTTAACTGACGGGGATGGGATGGGCCGCCCCCCCCCTCGGGCCTGGGTGAAGAAACAGCGGTGTCTGCAGCGCTGATAGTGCTGGTAAAACGAAGAAAACATGTGGGTGCAGCAAGTAGATAAGAAACCGTTTAGGTCTGCATCTTAGATGTGTGAGTACTCTGCGGTTTCCGTTACTTGGGCACATGCAGGGATTCAGTTGGCCCGGTGCCTGAGCGCCCCCTCCTCACGTTGCACACTGGAAATGTTCAGCTTCAGCTCCTGGCTGTGAACTACAGTTCACCCACGAGACAGCTTTTTAGACATAtacccatttaaaaaatatgcaatgatttatgttttacttttatcacTATTGTTATTATGGTTCTGCTTggtctttaggcgcaggctgaaaactcacctcttcaagaagcactaccctgagccttcctctgagcacttattgtattcatattagttgttgcactcactgtattcgtatatGCACTtattgtttactgcacttatcctattcgtagtagtttgtagcacttattatattcgtattagtctgttgcaattattgttttcgtagtaatttgcctctgcactatacttttgctctggtttatgctttaagatgcttgtttaagaaaggagatgcacttatgacttctggtgactagtagttctcttgaatacctatgttgaatacacttcctgtaagtcgctttggataaaagcgtctgctaaatgactgtaatgtaatgtaatgtggtattattatgattactatagcattgttattattattagtattactatgttattattatcattctatccatccatccatctattgaTCTATCTACCCATCTATTTATCTCTCTGTCGACGTTTGCGCGCTTTTACGCACGTCCAAGGCTGACCTCctatcttttctctctctctccacagcagcaaaacaacaagTTGTAAACATCAATGAGCGCGtgataccccccccccccaaacggTAGTAAAACGTTTTGTAAGAGTGCACATGCCCCTCCCTTCCTTCACCGACTTTTTGGAGAAAGTAAACAGCTCGGCTCTGCACGCACCTTATCTCTCACACGCAGGCTGTGGACGCTATCCATGGTATctaaaccaaaaacacaagcCTCCCCCTGTCAGAGCTGTGACAGGCCCCGTTAGTGGCAGCTTGTTTTCTAGTTATGCCGTCAGGCGACAGAAAGTCAAAGTCTTTCTGTTCCCAGAAGCGAAAAAAAGGATGATATGCCATCACCTGAGCCGATTGTTGGCGCTTTGTGTGATGTTATGCGCCATGTGGGAAGCTGCCATCGTCCAGGGTGCACGAGATTTCGAAGAAAAGGGTAagaggacattttttaaaatgatttttacCTGTCGAACATCAAAAGAGatactttaaaagtaaaataagtagAAATATTGGGTAGATTTAAAAACTCGTTGGCTACACTTAATTCTTTCTTTCTAAGTTGGTGATTGGATTTCAGTtctacaataacaataacaagttGCCCCCCCCTGACTTCACCTCCTCAGTGTCTATGCTGCTGAAAGAGGAGCCAAAAAACCCCAAGTGCTTTGTGGAAGGCAGGAATGACTTCACATGCTTCtgggaggaagatgaggagagggCCGGCTCTGTGGATCAGTACTCTTTCACATACACCTACCAGTAAGTCACATTAAGTAGTGTATAACAACCATCCATGTGGTGTCCAGTATGGTCATGAAATAATTGTAGTTCAAAGCTGGTGTTCTCCTACgttctatataatatatactgtttTTCTATTGAAACTCACAGgttataaattaaactatattCTGGTTAGTAAACCAGGGtgatgaataatacatttaaggATTAAAAACGTTATTTACTGGCTCTTTTAGGGGCCTgctaattaataaaaatcagaTACTTATAACAATAGCAACATTCAGCATAATTCTATGTCAGAGAAAAGAAATTCTCTGAACCCTGAGTCCTTACTGTCTTCCTCTGTCCCGAGCAGGAaggaaaacagcagcaggtgcCCACTGAGGGCCCTCCCAGCAGCGGGCAGTAAGAGGCTGTTCGTCTGCCACTTGAACCGAACCCAGATGTTTGTCCAAATGGACATAAGAGTTCATCGAGAGGGAGAGCTGATCCACAATCGCAGCCTTCTCATCGAGCTTGTCAGTAAGTTCTTTTTCTGTAAACTGTGCCACTGCCTTCGCTAAACATCACAGTCAGAGCGGTGCATTTGAAAGGTTTGTGTGAGAACGATGGATTAC
This genomic window from Anoplopoma fimbria isolate UVic2021 breed Golden Eagle Sablefish chromosome 11, Afim_UVic_2022, whole genome shotgun sequence contains:
- the rab3db gene encoding RAB3D, member RAS oncogene family, b → MASNDSRLQQQPSQKDAADQNFDYMFKLLIIGNSSVGKTSFLFRYADDSFTSAFVSTVGIDFKVKTVFRNDKRIKLQIWDTAGQERYRTITTAYYRGAMGFLLMYDITNQDSFNAVQDWATQIKTYSWDNAQVILVGNKCDLEDDRFIPTEDGQRLSEDLGFQFFEASAKDNINVKQVFERLVDVICEKMNESMEGDINLVSNHRNQALKDSPSESHGVALAKPSALLPSYQLPQHTN